The Patescibacteria group bacterium genome window below encodes:
- a CDS encoding single-stranded DNA-binding protein, which yields MNLNKAMIIGNVTRDPEVRQTGNGTSVASFSVATNFFWNDAMGQRQDRVEFHNIVAWRKLADICGQYLRKGSKVYVEGRLQTRDWVDKNTGQKRFITEIIAENMIMLDRPANGAPRQDNNYAQDSKDNEAVIDINNDGPAPQYSDDGGFAPSDNEIKVENIPF from the coding sequence ATGAATCTTAATAAAGCCATGATTATCGGGAACGTAACCCGAGACCCCGAAGTAAGACAAACCGGCAACGGTACTTCAGTCGCTTCTTTTTCAGTAGCGACCAACTTCTTTTGGAATGACGCTATGGGCCAAAGACAGGACAGAGTAGAATTCCATAACATTGTCGCCTGGCGCAAACTAGCCGACATCTGCGGACAATATTTGCGCAAAGGCTCTAAAGTTTATGTTGAAGGTAGATTGCAAACTCGCGATTGGGTGGATAAAAATACCGGACAGAAAAGATTTATCACAGAAATTATTGCGGAAAACATGATCATGCTTGATCGTCCCGCTAACGGAGCTCCCCGCCAAGATAATAATTATGCTCAAGATAGCAAAGACAACGAAGCTGTTATTGATATAAACAACGATGGACCAGCTCCTCAATATAGCGATGATGGAGGTTTTGCTCCTTCAGATAATGAAATTAAAGTGGAAAATATTCCTTTTTAA
- the rpsF gene encoding 30S ribosomal protein S6, with amino-acid sequence MAKVKSSEIPHYELLCLVSNKFSEAEVEPIREKITKLITDNGGKITSQEYWGKRKLAYQIDGFRHGYYHLVEFDLEGVKLNDLNNRLRLSSDILRHQIIKKRLKTAVELEEEQRIAQKIAARKKQEAEDEEDKKDEKDERADLKDLDKDLDKIIDASNMIQ; translated from the coding sequence ATGGCCAAAGTAAAATCATCGGAGATTCCACACTATGAGCTTCTGTGTCTTGTCTCCAATAAATTCAGCGAAGCGGAAGTTGAGCCGATTCGTGAAAAAATAACGAAGCTTATCACCGACAATGGTGGTAAAATAACTTCCCAAGAATATTGGGGTAAAAGAAAGCTCGCCTATCAAATAGACGGCTTCCGCCATGGTTACTACCATTTGGTGGAATTTGATCTTGAGGGTGTTAAACTTAATGACCTTAATAATCGCTTGCGTTTGTCTAGTGATATCTTAAGGCATCAGATAATTAAGAAAAGACTTAAGACAGCTGTTGAACTAGAAGAAGAACAAAGAATCGCCCAAAAGATTGCAGCTCGTAAAAAGCAAGAGGCCGAGGACGAAGAAGATAAAAAAGATGAAAAAGATGAACGTGCCGATCTTAAAGACCTGGATAAAGATTTGGACAAAATTATTGATGCCAGTAACATGATTCAATAA